In a single window of the Halobaculum lipolyticum genome:
- a CDS encoding DUF4112 domain-containing protein: MTDVESLTMDLPESVDEPALRRVRTVARVMDEAVRVPGTDTWIGLDPVLGVLPGAGDLVAGGVSLYIVAEAAYLGVPLTTIVRMLANVAADAVLGSVPVVGPVFDALVKANAWNVDYIEEYVATTGTPGGDGDGSAAADADDGPVTIEITEE, translated from the coding sequence ATGACCGACGTCGAGTCGCTCACGATGGACCTGCCCGAATCGGTCGACGAGCCGGCGCTGCGGCGCGTGCGGACCGTCGCACGCGTCATGGACGAGGCGGTACGGGTGCCCGGCACGGACACGTGGATCGGACTCGATCCGGTGTTGGGCGTCCTCCCGGGTGCGGGGGACCTCGTCGCCGGCGGCGTCTCGCTGTACATCGTCGCGGAGGCGGCGTACCTCGGCGTCCCGCTGACGACGATCGTCCGGATGCTCGCGAACGTCGCGGCCGACGCGGTGCTCGGCTCGGTCCCGGTCGTCGGGCCGGTGTTCGACGCGCTCGTCAAGGCGAACGCGTGGAACGTCGACTACATCGAAGAGTACGTCGCGACGACCGGCACGCCCGGCGGGGACGGCGACGGGAGCGCCGCCGCCGACGCCGACGACGGCCCGGTCACAATCGAGATCACCGAGGAGTGA